A window from Vanessa atalanta chromosome 18, ilVanAtal1.2, whole genome shotgun sequence encodes these proteins:
- the LOC125071095 gene encoding all trans-polyprenyl-diphosphate synthase PDSS2-like — protein MLRDRVQKQQNILRVSPAKTHWLKSWTEVGAGQRDELDWRNVVTEAEQIVGYPTSFLNLRWLLNDEIANTAIHLRKLVGTNHPLLKSAKNLLIGSKSNLQSVGLIILLVSKAADLPQNMMDQHTSGVLHAQRALAEIVEMKRTGHMIHKTMANLKEKEKHGDKYKDLLYGNKIVLLTGDYLLATCLKGLGGLRNTEVTELISTGLRDLVEGDFLGERDDENNPLPSKPKASNDLNVRYQWESEDNLGKLGSNDYLGRGKDEWLLRTMLTSGSLLGKGCQGAMKLARRGEQMERDGYILGGHLAIIWQLYLDVRDFFTHPYSYSLVGAPVILAIWEYPTVYSYILEAKLEKRPIEYKQLYYAVRATRSLEYLTLLLEDEMAAILKISDRFPVDDARNAIQRMALTIHDETLQYME, from the exons TTGGACTGAGGTCGGCGCCGGTCAACGAGATGAGCTGGACTGGCGGAATGTTGTCACAGAGGCGGAACAGATTGTGGGGTATCCTACGTCATTCCTCAATTTGAGATGGTTATTGAATGATGAGATTGCTAATACAGCGATACATCTTAGGAAACTA GTCGGAACAAATCATCCACTTCTGAAATCtgcaaaaaatcttttaatcgGTTCCAAAAGCAATCTCCAATCCGTTGGATTGATTATTCTTCTGGTATCAAAAGCGGCCGACTTACCACAAAATATGATGGATCAGCATACTTCAGGAGTTCTCCACGCGCAGAGGGCATTAGCAGAGATCGTGGAGATGAAAAGAACGGGTCACATGATTCACAAGACGATGGCTAATTTGAAGGAGAAGGAGAAACATGGAGATAAATACAAGGATCTCTtgtatggaaataaaattgttcttttGACGG ggGATTACCTTCTAGCGACGTGTCTAAAGGGTTTGGGTGGACTACGTAATACAGAGGTAACGGAGTTGATATCGACTGGTCTACGGGACCTTGTTGAAGGCGACTTCTTGGGAGAGCGCGATGATGAAAACAATCCCTTGCCGAGTAAGCCTAAAG CGAGCAACGATTTAAATGTTCGTTATCAATGGGAAAGTGAAGACAATCTTGGCAAACTTGGTTCGAATGATTATCTTGGACGGGGAAAAGATGAATGGCTCTTACGCACAATGCTTACATCGGGCAGTCTTCTTGGCAAAGGTTGCCAAGGTGCTATGAAACTGGCTCGCCGGGGAGAGCAAATGGAACGGGACGGTTACATTCTTGGCGGTCACTTGGCGATAATTTGGCAACTTTATCTTGACGTAAGAGATTTCTTCACACATCCGTATTCGTATTCCCTAGTCGGGGCTCCTGTAATTTTAGCGATTTGGGAATATCCCACTGTGTATAGCTACATTTTGGAGGCAAAGTTAGAGAAAAGACCCATCGAATATAAACAATTGTATTACGCCGTGAGAGCAACGAGATCTTTGGAATATTTGACGTTATTATTAGAAGATGAAATGGCGGCCATCTTGAAGATCAGTGATAGGTTTCCAGTCGATGATGCACGAAATGCGATACAAAGGATGGCGTTGACAATCCATGATGAAACACTTCAGTACATGGAATAG